A genome region from Candidatus Omnitrophota bacterium includes the following:
- a CDS encoding cupin domain-containing protein, with the protein MSDKIKQIAERIKELRKISGIPPGDLARELKVSGGLYRKYENGTSDIPVSFLYEISRKFNVELTALLTGGQPHLHTYCLVKKETAPSVDRRKEYKYLDLAYNFSRKKAEIFLVTVEPGSRRTRIKFNTHPGQEFDHVLEGTLKVILDGHELVLKRGDSLYFDSGIKHAMVAQNNKPARFLAIIL; encoded by the coding sequence ATGTCGGATAAAATAAAACAGATAGCCGAAAGGATCAAAGAACTGCGCAAGATATCAGGGATCCCTCCGGGCGACCTGGCCAGGGAATTAAAAGTATCCGGAGGCCTTTACCGCAAATACGAGAACGGAACAAGCGACATCCCGGTAAGTTTCCTGTACGAGATCAGCCGCAAATTCAACGTCGAACTGACCGCCCTTTTAACCGGGGGCCAGCCCCATCTGCACACTTATTGCCTGGTCAAGAAAGAAACAGCCCCTTCGGTGGACAGGAGAAAAGAATACAAATACCTTGATCTGGCTTATAATTTCTCGCGCAAGAAAGCCGAAATATTCCTGGTCACCGTCGAACCCGGGTCGCGCAGAACCCGGATAAAATTCAACACCCATCCGGGGCAGGAATTTGATCATGTCCTGGAAGGCACGCTTAAAGTGATCCTTGACGGGCACGAACTCGTCTTGAAACGGGGCGATTCCTTATACTTCGATTCCGGGATAAAACACGCAATGGTGGCCCAAAACAACAAGCCCGCCAGGTTCCTTGCCATTATTTTATAA